In the genome of Crassaminicella thermophila, the window GATAACTACAACCAAAGCATTAATTGGCATAAATAGAGTGCCTGGTAAAATGGAAATAAAGCAGCCTAAGGCAGATGTAACTTTAAACATAGAGCATCCAAAATTAGAAATTCATTCAGAACAGGTGAAGGTGCAGATAGATCAATATCCTTGTAGAGCAGAAGAAGGACTAAAAAACTATATTGATCTTACAAAGGACAATGCAGCCTTTGCAAAACAGAAGGCAATGGAAGGTATTGCAAGAATAGTAAGTCAAGGAAACCAACTAGCAGCCATTCAGAATGGAGGAAATCCTATAGCTGATCAAGCAGAGGAAAATGCA includes:
- a CDS encoding DUF6470 family protein, with amino-acid sequence MDLQITTTKALIGINRVPGKMEIKQPKADVTLNIEHPKLEIHSEQVKVQIDQYPCRAEEGLKNYIDLTKDNAAFAKQKAMEGIARIVSQGNQLAAIQNGGNPIADQAEENAYNLFDKEFNFDLIPKSRPKIDFIGGKVDIKFIEGKVKPQVKVNKPIINYTVGKFEIYLRQKNSINIEYVGKKFNQLG